The DNA window CCATCCGCGGAGGATTGACTGGCGGAGTTTGGGAGTCGGGCCCCGCCACCGGATCGACCTGGAGGCTAGTATTTTGTCTCCAATGGAAGCAAGGCTGTCGGGTTGGTGGGTAGGACAGGTTGCTCGTTGTTTTCTTCCTCGCCTGCAGATCAAGTGTCGTCAGCCGGCTGCAGCTGCTTCCGCCTTCAATGGCGCGCGTTGCCTTTACGTGACGGTGGTCTCTTTCCCGCACGGCTACCTGTCCCTGACAAGTACATGACGATGATGTGATCCACCGCCGCGCCAGGGATTCAACTGATGTGAGGATCACGCTCGGTTCACGTGGAGTTTTCAAGGAAAATGCCCGATTCACGTGCTGGCTGTGGCATTGTTACAGCCTTGCACACTGAGTTTGCTTCTGTTGTGGAAAGTTTCACATTTGGCTACGGGTTTCGCTGAGCTACGTGTATAGGACTTGCATCCAATTTAAGTCTACTAGAATCGCATTCGTGCCATGTCAAGTTTTTTTTTATTGGTCTGCCTCAAACTTTGCTTGTTTCTTCCACCTTCAGACTTCTTTTGGCCGTTTAGCCCAAGCCAGGTTCTtggcgcccccgcccgccctcctcctcctcctaatCTCCGGCAGCTCCCACTGCAGAACCGTTACCCGATCCTCCTCCGATCCACCACCCCTGACCTAGTGTTGATCCCATCACCTTGCCGCACCACCCACCAGGCGCCTTGAATTGGCTAGCCTTACTTCGTTCTATACTTTCAGATCCCCATCAAACGTTTCATCCAAGAGCGGAGCTGCTCTTTGCCtccattcttcttcttccttctctagCCTTGGTCGTGGAGTTCGAGCAGGACCTTTCCACAGGTCATCCTCCACCATCAACCAGCTTCTCTGCAAGACTGACCTTCCCTCTAAAGCTTCACATGATCACATCCCCAAACCTAATAAAAAAAAATCTCTGGAATCCGTTAACCCTTGCCCATATGAAGGCTTGAACTCACCATAAATGACATATGCCAATCTCCCCGGAGTTGGATGGATGGTGAAGAGTTGAATGAGACAAGAAAAAATCGGGCATGGATTGTTAGAACCAATAGGCGGGTATCATATAGCAAATCTATTTTTATTTTGGGAAAAGGGCGCCACGTCACGTTATAACATGTGCTGAATTGGTCTTTTGCTTATGGGATTTCTATTCCATCCCTGTCCTAGGCTGTAGCCTTTCTCTGTAGGCTTATCGTTCCAGAAGCTACATTATTTGTTCATCAGGTTTAGGAACCTGGATGCTCGCAGCTTTTTTCTGTAGCAGCTTGCGTAACGCTTCTTCTGATGCTATTGGCCTGTTGTGTGCTTGTTGAAAGAATATTCCTAATTTATTTGAAGCGATGACTAGTCAACCACAGCTAATCATGAACGAAACCTAAATCCATAATTGATCAGCAACAATACACATCAAGCTAGCATGCATCATACAATCTTTAGAGGACACTTCGTTAATCTCACACCCAAGTTTAAACAAACCCTAGGGCAATAGCTAGTAAAAACATCAAGCATCAGCAGTTCAGTACAATATGTAGCTCTCACACTCCTtgcatacacacacacacacacatcttTTCTATACAATAtacatgtatgtatgtatgtatgtatgtatgtatgtatgtatgtatgtatgtatgtatgtatgtatgtatgtatgtatgtatgtccCGGCCGGCATCTGCACCTGCACACGCATGAATGACAGTTCCCTAGGCGTCGACGACCTTGAAGTGGTCGCGGTTCTTGACGACGACGTCGTACATGTGGGTGGATCGGAGGCTGGCGAAGTCGCGCGGGATGGTGATGAGGTCTGCGCCGCCGTCGCGCTTGTGGAGCTGCACGATGCTTCGGTTCTCGTAGTAGCGCTCCCAGCCCAGCGTCCCCAGCCGCCGCTCCAGCGCCTCCACTGACCGCACCACCTCGTTCGTCGGCACGTACACCAGCgccttccggctcgccgccgccggctgctcCAGCTGCATCACCCCGTTCCGGAACACCCACACCCCGGCGCCGGATCCCGACATGGTCCCTGCTTGGCTTGGCTTTGCTTAGCTTAGCTTAGATTGctagctgctgccgctgctgctccGTGTGACTGACTACTGTTCGTGCGTATAAATAGGCGGGGCTGGGTTCCCTGCACCGGCCAGTTTCCGGCCAGGGGCGGCCTCCCTCTTCAGGTACAGTGCAGATGATGCGATGGAGATCGAGCCATGCAGATCGGGGTGGGCGTGCGAGATCGATTCGTGCCAGAAGCATACCATATTGGCGTGCCGACGGCGTCGCTGTACCCAGAGATTCTTCTGCAACTTTCATCCGCcccaaagaagaagaagattctGCTTCTGCACCATCCATGCAAGTGCCTCGATTATTCCTGCCTAGTTGTTGTGTGTGTGAGATTTAAGCTGCTAGCTTCCTTGTTCAGATGGTGTGTACGTTGCTCAGCTTCAGACGATGAGCTCCGCATGTATCATCATCAGCATCTCCAGCAGCAGTCGTCTGCCGACGATCCGGCCGGATGCTGGATCCAAGTGCCACGATGCTAAAAGATGGCCGATGATTATAGTAGTGGTGATGATTCACAACGCTCGACAAGCCAATCAAGGCGATTGGAACAAACAGGTGCTCAATTATTGGACATCCATTATTAGAATTAAGAAGGCTTGACTGACGATGAATTTACACCCTTTCtttacaaaagaaaaaaaaaaatcgGTATGTTTATCTGTGTTGCATCTATCTGACAGCAACATGTGTTGCCCGAAGAGATTCGGCACACTGACAGTATGCTTTACCTCTTCTGAAGCATCAGAAACTTTGGGATAGGTAGAGAAGTCTGAGGCCTTTTGTAGTGAGATAGCAACACCGATTAGAATAGAGGCGCAATCGCCAAAGATCGGTGTCCTTGTTTCAAATATATATGCCTCTTGAGATCTCCCTAAAAAATGACACCGATTAAGTTAGGTCGGATCAATTATCACAAAGAACacattttctttcttttcaaGTCACACCCACAAACATACTTATCTCAATAGTAATGCATAAAGTTCAACTCTCCAAACCCTGTATACTAAAAGTCTAAAACATGTAAAAAATTTAACGTTTTCCGTTACATATAATCGATAAGCAAAAAGAAAAACCAGCGAGGGAGCATATGGAAAGTCCGAAGTTCCGTAAGGGCGGACTTTTGATCTCAGTTTTCCACAGCCCACACGATGCATCTTTCTATCACTGAATAGAACGGCAAAACGAATATGGCAACAAAAGCAGGCACGGCGCCGGTGCACACCGAGGCCGGGCGGCAGcatccgccgccggcgacgttgCTGTTGGCGGCAATAAAGCCGAGGGGACGGGGGGCCGGAAGGTCGCGGTCGCACGAGGGTGTCAcgtggcgccggcggccgctgtcgCGCGGTGGGCATCgtcgtcggcgccggcgcgttCACGTGGACGCGTCCCCACACCGTCGCCGCAACTTGCACCCACCCCCGCCCTGTCGGGCCGCCAAGCGAGTGGCCGCCGGCAGCCGGCTTTCCGCCTCGGGTGTGCCAGCGGCAGAAGCAGGGGATGACACGCCTGATGGGGGCATACTGGTGTCAGCGTCGGTTCGAGCCTTTTGTTTTGGACTCCACTTGGTTGGCAACCGGCAACGTCCGGTGCCGAATGGTACGATGGCACCCAAATTTCCAGACAAAATTACATACAAACAAGCTAAGACTGGAGAACGGCAAGGCGCATCTGGTGTAGTGGTATCATAGTACCCTCCCACGGTACTGACCGGGGTTCGATTCCCCGGATGCGCATGTTTTGTTTTTGTTTCCGTTTCATTGAAGACCCAGGAGGCCACAACTGCACCGTGTTTTGCTTTGTTCCATGTTCTTGTACTTTTGTTCAAGCAAGCCGTAGTTTCGCCTCAGTCCAGAGGCTGATATTGCTCTGAACAAACACATGATCTGGTCCAGATGCGCACGACAAGAAACTGAAGAAAATCCTTCCTGAACGACGACAAAAATACTGAAGCGCTCAAGCAATTTCCCATGATGTATTTCGTCAATCGATCCACGATGTAACTGGGCAACCCAGACAATTTGATCCATACATCTGCTACAAGGACCGTACTATCCATTCATCATCTAATCTAGAAATTCCACATGAACAACTCCAGTAGCATAATGACATGTGACAGGGTGACGAAATCTATTGAAAACTTGGACTAAGATACACGGTAAGTATTGCTTTCCGCTCTTCGTTGCACCAGGAACCATTGTAGAACTGCTTACAGATCACAACACAAGTGCTAAAGATACATCTTTCAGCACCACAAGCCACGGCAGACCTGCAAGCATGATGGAAATGGAAAATCAGAAAAACCATGACTGCAAATCTGTAATGGCAAAGGCTCACGACCCTAAGTATGTCCAAACATCAACTTGTGAACTACTATGCTTTGAATTATTACGTTAAGTGGGCCAGATGGAACCAAAGACCTCATATGGTTTTATGGTGCCTCAACATCAAGACTGCCATATTAGAGATTGGAGGATCATCTTAAACGATATGACTATGCAAGCACAACTAAAGTAACTCAATCTGAAGTTGTCTTCACATATATATACACGGAGAACTTCCAAATGATGAATCGCCCAGCAGAGTCCCATGCCAAGAATTAATTTGCTCGATAATTTGGTGCAATTCAGGAGGTAATCCGATCTGTACTCGAGTACATTGATGTGCATTTTTATGAAGCCTTGAACAGAAAAGTGGGGGCACAATGTTCCTAGTTCATTGATATGATATAAACCATGCCTTCCAATCGGAACTGATGTCTTACATATTCCTTAATACCTAGTTATCTCTCTGTGTAATATTTTTTCACTTTATGCACAGCTTACAGTCAATGCCATAGCAACCATTTAAAAGTTAAAACAGATCCTTGTTACAAACTAACTTGGTTGATCAAGTAATTCTTATCCAAATACTTCGTCAGATTTACTCACAAGACAGAAACATATATTAGCACTGACGAAAATGAAATTTAGCAACAGCAATCATCACATCTCACAACCAAATCATTCAATACATAGTTCCTGAAGCCTTGAACTAATCAAGCCTCTGCCGTCTGCCCTCACCTCACatgagctcctcctccttgcggAGGTACTCCCCGGCGTCCGCCTGATGCAGCACGACCACGGCGTTAGTGTCCGCCTTCCTGCAGTCCTGCGCCGACCTCGCAGCGACGCCGAATCCGAGCGGCACGTCGGCCATGGACATGACGACGACCCCGTCCCCCGCCTTGGTGTTCTCGGTGATTCGCGCGAGGGAGGACTTGGGCACGGAGTTGCCGAAGAGGAAGGAGCGCTCGGTGTCGGGCTTGAGCCAGACGCGGCGCCGCGCGTGGGCCGCGAGGAGGTCGAGCGCGTGGACGGTGAGGTGGAACGCGCCGTGGTGGGTGAACCTGCCGATGGGCGTGCCCacgccggcgaggcgcgggcgcgcgacggcggtggcgcggcggaCGAGGGCCTCGGAGGCGTAGTAGACGCGGTTGCGGTGGAGGCGGAGGCAGTAGCGGCCGGGCTCCGGGTCCGGGCCCTCGACGGCGGGCCGCTCCAGGAGGTGCTTCAGGTTGGGCCCCGTGAACTTGAACAGCTTCTCGAATACTTGGGTGGTCTCCTTCTCGTCGAGAGGCCTcatggcgcggcggcgctcgaggatggaggtcggcggcggcgggtgacGGATTGGGGACGGACGTAGGGTTTTTTGGGGCAGAGGGCTTTTGATTTTATTTGGACGTACTGATTGCTGACCGTTGGATCAGACGAATCCAACAGTTGGTGGCGTCCCTGGCCCTTCGGCACATGGCACTGCAGTCTGATTCTATGCATAGATTATAACTGAATGCCGAGTACTTTGGTTACAGTTTACAGTTATTTTTGATCGAATGTGAGCGTGCAAATAATTTTCAAAGGAGATTTGTTACCCAAATTGAAACCTTCCTTCCTCATCCATTCCCCTTCCATCTCACCCAAGCACACCAAAGCTCAGCTCAAGAAGACCAAGTGCAGCGCAGCTTGCAGAGGATCTCTGTTCAATTGTAAACCAAGGCACAGGAAGCGCTCAACGGTTTCTGTGCCGATAATGAACATGGTGTTCGGTTCTTTGGCCAAATGCCACCCGGTGCCTAGTACCTTCGTCCAAGCAGAAAACTTTGCCACCGACCACATATTACGTGCTGTGAACTGTGCCTCCAAGTTTCAGTCGACACTACTCCCTCCTGCCGGTCAGCTTTGCATGGCGTTTCAGACAAAGAATGAAGAGCGGCGGGCGGTACCTCTGGTATGCGGACAGATATGGTCCAGTACCAATCGTCTCCAAGAGTCCCAGGTCGGCGGAGGttacctcgccgtcgccggcgggaAATTAGAAGCCGTCCGGGGAGGCGAAGCCGCTTCTGCTAAACACGTGCTCTAATGGGCTGCAGGAGAAGACGCGGATGCCGGAGGACGTGGCGGCGACGAGGTGTTGAACGGCGACGTGCACGACGAGCGGCGGCAATGGAAGACGGCATGGTTGTTGTTGATCGTACAAGAACTCGACGTGCACGAGTGGATCAGCCAGGGCACGGGTACAAGCCAGTTTACATGTATCCCCGTGCGTGTTGAACCAGGACTTACTACTGTCCTTATTAGTACGTGACTACTACATGCCCATCATACAGGAGGTCTCTAATACATATGTGTGTGTACATACAAGTGCTGGTGGGTGCAAACGAACACGTCACGCACAGTTTGAATCACACCACCGTCCGATTTGCTTCAACTTTGCCGGGAACGTGAGAGTTTTTCTTGTACACAGTCGCCGCCCCGGCTCCGCCGTCGGCCAACCCGGCGCGGTATCCGTAGTTGTAGGCCGCCGCCTCGGACATCATCATGTCGCCCGCCAGCATCCCGCTGATCGCGCCGCTCACCAGTCCGGCGCCAAGCCCCACCCCGAAGTCCATCCTGTCGCTGCCGTttcccttcgtcggcggcaacGCCGCCGTTGCATGCCCGGCGGCAGCTTGCGGATAGGCGGCAGGCGGCAAGTTGTTGTACGTGCTGATCGCCCCCGCAGACGGTGTAGGTGGGTGCACGGCCATGGCGTCGTGGCCGCCGGCAGCTTGCGGATGAGGAGCCGGCGGAAGCGacagcggcgccggcgccggaagGTAGGCATAAGGCGGGGCGTAGAGCGACCGCGCCACCGGGAACCCGACGTAGGGGACGGCCGCCTCGTCGGCTCTCGCCTGCGGGGCGACAATGGGGCCCAGGCGGTACGACACGTTGAGCATCCCGCGCGGCTCGCACCGGTGCACCTTGCGGACATGGTACGACGCGagctgcggcggccgggggccgGGGTCGcacgcggcgccgccgccggtgaggatGTCGGCGAGGGGCACGATGACCTCGCCGACGTCGCGGTCGCCCAGGGCGCGCTCGGTGCTCAGGAGCACGTGCAGGCAGCCGGTGGCCGTCGCGGCGGTGGGCGGGACGTTGAACCGGAACGACGTGTTCCACGACGGGTGGCGCCCGCCGTAGGGGTCCGGCTGGGTGCACTGCCGCGTCAGCGGGTCGCCGGAGATGGTCACCACGGCGTACACCTCCATGCGCGAGATCAGGTTCACCCTCTTGAGGCCCCTGGCCGACAGGAGGGTCACCTCCAGCACCCTGTACGCCATGCTTAGCTTAACACTCTGCGCGGCGCTTAACTGTGTGATGGTGGCTTCAAGCCGGTGTGCTATTCAGCTTGTTTATATAGCTGGTGgacgcgcgccggcgccgggggggggggggggggggggggggtgggtgtTGCGTCATCAGTCATGCTGAGATTCCAACGACTATAATTTCCATGTTTAATTAGGAGGAATGCATGGATATTTCCCTGATCGCTGCGACAATTCAATTCCTTCATTTCacaatttaaattaaattcctTGGTGTGCAACttttttcttgttcttctttttcTACTTTTGATGAAATGGATTTTTCTGATTTCAGTAACCCAACGCTATGGCTAAATGGCCAGCCACCAAAGGGACTACAAATCCGGTGGTGTTGAATCTCATGCCATCACATGTAGCCAGGAGCGGGCCCAGGATTTAGGATCTGGGTATTCAAAATTTTCAAAAGGTGAATTTTTTATAGCATAAAGTATATAGATTTATAGCACATAATTAAATAACAAAATGAGACCGAGAAGGTGAGCTATTTGAGCTCAAGAGGCAATATGAGATTGGGAACCTGTTTTGTGATGttattttctatttttaatACATATACATGTTATATACTATGTATACAAATTTTTTTGCCAAAAATTTGGGTATTCAGCTGAATACCCATGCATCAATACTGGGCCTGCCCCTGCATGAAGCACTAAAGCTCACTGGCCTATGTGCTACACTATCACTCCCTTAGTTCCAAAATGTAGCTtgtttaagtttaaatttgTTCTAAATAAAAAAAACTTTGACCAAGTGAGATGATCAAGGTGTATCTAACGGATTTTATTTGAGATTTGTAATCTTTTGTGCATTTTTTCTATATAATAGTCACAGTTAGAGAATTtaatttgacttaggacaaaatCGAAACGATTCATATTTTTAGAACGGATGAAGTATTAAATAAGGATTAGATGGTAacgatttcttttctttttctttttcgtAAACAGCACGAGAGAGTGCCAGCTTCATTGAGGATTGCACCAATTTTCATGTTTAAAAACCTAAGGATTGATCTAATCCATCCAATGGAAAATGGACAGATGCTCACATACATATATACACATCACATCAGCCCTTGATTGGGACATAGATTGCAGCTCAATAATTATCTAGGTTTGGCTGGGACTAGAATAGGTTATGGGTGGCATCTGATGCTCAACAGCTTGAAGGATCAATGCTCCTGTGGAGTGCAATCATGGTCTGTCTAAAGCTTGCCTATTCTACCAGATGGTGCGGttcagcttgatcagcagaTGAGCCCTTATCTTTGTCTGGCGAAGCGCACCCTTTCTCTATGGTTTATTCGCCTTTCCTTCTTGATGAAAGATGCGAGTTTTGGGTGTGTACCATTTTCTTTCAAGCGGCTTTACTGCTCAACCTTTGAATGTGGCATTGGAAGTGGCTATAGTGCTAGGAAGACTCAAAGTGGCCTCTCTTTCTTATTGAGATCTTTTGGGTAAAAAATGTGTCTTGGGGGTTGCTTGGGTGCAAGTTGGTACCAAGATCCTTCAAGTTATAATCCGGCTTTGGTATGCTAGGTTTGCCTGAGGCTGGCCTGTACATCTAAAGGATCAAAAATATGGAGAGTTCACACGATTAGTCGAATGACACAAAGGGCATGGTTATATAAGAATTATATGCCAAAGGGAGCATGTGGTTAAGTGGACTGGGATATGATAGAACCTTTGCTGAGTGATATGATTGGAAGGAACTGATTCTTCGATTTCGATCCATGCTTGGTTGGATCATCATCGGGAGCTGGAGCAGTTGAAGCGGCGGATCGGTCTACGCTTCAACTGTCTCTTGATTGGCCATTAGTTGTTCCTGGAGAGTGAAGCATAAGGGAACA is part of the Panicum hallii strain FIL2 chromosome 2, PHallii_v3.1, whole genome shotgun sequence genome and encodes:
- the LOC112883271 gene encoding protein SRC2-like, which translates into the protein MAYRVLEVTLLSARGLKRVNLISRMEVYAVVTISGDPLTRQCTQPDPYGGRHPSWNTSFRFNVPPTAATATGCLHVLLSTERALGDRDVGEVIVPLADILTGGGAACDPGPRPPQLASYHVRKVHRCEPRGMLNVSYRLGPIVAPQARADEAAVPYVGFPVARSLYAPPYAYLPAPAPLSLPPAPHPQAAGGHDAMAVHPPTPSAGAISTYNNLPPAAYPQAAAGHATAALPPTKGNGSDRMDFGVGLGAGLVSGAISGMLAGDMMMSEAAAYNYGYRAGLADGGAGAATVYKKNSHVPGKVEANRTVV
- the LOC112883275 gene encoding flowering-promoting factor 1-like protein 5 gives rise to the protein MSGSGAGVWVFRNGVMQLEQPAAASRKALVYVPTNEVVRSVEALERRLGTLGWERYYENRSIVQLHKRDGGADLITIPRDFASLRSTHMYDVVVKNRDHFKVVDA
- the LOC112883273 gene encoding 60S ribosome subunit biogenesis protein NIP7 homolog, producing the protein MRPLDEKETTQVFEKLFKFTGPNLKHLLERPAVEGPDPEPGRYCLRLHRNRVYYASEALVRRATAVARPRLAGVGTPIGRFTHHGAFHLTVHALDLLAAHARRRVWLKPDTERSFLFGNSVPKSSLARITENTKAGDGVVVMSMADVPLGFGVAARSAQDCRKADTNAVVVLHQADAGEYLRKEEELM